GTGTCCTGATCGATGTAGTCCGACACATTTTTTTACCCCATCCTTGCTCAGCATTTTTCCCCCTGACAGTCTCCCATACTTTCCTTCATGGGAGCAGTGGATTGTGTTGTTTTCTGGGTGACTTGGCCAGCTGACTTCCGCCTGGTGATCTTGGGCCACTGTGTACTAAGTTGGGGGTAGTGTATCCCCTGAAGGCGGAGGTGGTACCAGGATTTTTTTAACCTCAGCTTTTCTCCTGCCTCTGTAATGAACTCCACAGTGGTGGTGTTGGGCAGCCCCATCCTTGGGAAGATGGAAGGCCTGGGCTTAGGAGGAGCTAGGGTGGGATGAGGCTTGTCTTAGCCTTAGGATCTCTGTCTCCCTGCAGTCCAGCGGGCTGTGTACAAAGACCTGGTGCTCTTGCTCCAGAGGGACTCACTGCTCACAGCTGCCCAGCTGAAAGCCAAGGTGAGGGAAGGTTGGTAGCCATGCCAGTGGTGGGTGGGCACAGACCCTGGCCTGGCAGGGCCTTCTTCCCTAGCATGGGTCTGACCATCTGGGTGCTGGGGGGGGTGGCCAGGGGGAGCTGAGCTTTGAACAGGACCAGCTGATGGCTGGGGGTCAGCTGGGCGAGCTACACAACGGAACGCAGTACCGGGAGGTTCGCCAGTTCTGCTCGGGTTCTGGCCACCACCTTGTGCGCTTCTACTTCCTCACCCGCGTTTACTCCGAGTACCTCGAGGGCGTCCTGGAGGAACTGACCTACGGGCCTGCCCCGGACCTGGTGATCATCAACTCCTGCCTCTGGGATCTCTCCAGGttggggcagcgggagagggaaatAGTGGTTGGGGGGTGGAGGTACAGCTCGGAGGCTGTCCACCCTGTGCTCTTGCCCACCCTATGTGCTGTCTGACAGGTATGGCCGCTGCTCGATGGAGAGCTACCGGGAGAACCTGGAGCGGGTGTTTGTGCGCATGGACCAGGTGTTGCCAGACTCGTGCCTGCTGGTGTGGAACATGGCCATGCCCTTGGGGGAGCGTGTCACTGGGGGTTTCCTTCTGCCAGAGGCAAGTGACGGAGGCCCCTcaggatgggggaggaggcagctgACTGGTAGATAAGAGGGCCTTCCCTGCTTCATTGTGCAGCTCTTAGATGCTGCACTTTCTtacccagctccagcccctggcGGGATCTCTGCGGAGGGATGTGGTTGAAGGGAATTTCTACAGTGCAACGCTGGCGGGGGACCACTGCTTTGATGTCCTCGACCTCCACTTCCATTTTCGGCATGCGGTACAGCACCGTCACCGGGACGGTGTCCACTGGGACCAACACGCTCACCGCCACCTCTCACACTTGCTTCTGACCCACGTGGCCGACGCCTGGGGCGTGGAGCTGCCCAAGCGTGACTATCCCTCTGGTGAGCCCTGCCACAAGGGGGTAGGAGAATGATGCAGAGGGGGTTCTTAGAGCATAGGGCTCAGACCCAGAATAGGACAGAGGTACTCAGGGAGTAGAGGCCTCTCGAAGGTCTGTTGTGGCTCCCGAGTGCACCTTTCTCATCCCCTGGGGAGGGTGAGATCACAGGAACAGCGTTTTGAT
The window above is part of the Lutra lutra chromosome 9, mLutLut1.2, whole genome shotgun sequence genome. Proteins encoded here:
- the PCED1A gene encoding PC-esterase domain-containing protein 1A isoform X3 — protein: MVFCLENEEPRLPLRSAMVHFQASEVQQLLHNKFVVILGDSIQRAVYKDLVLLLQRDSLLTAAQLKAKGELSFEQDQLMAGGQLGELHNGTQYREVRQFCSGSGHHLVRFYFLTRVYSEYLEGVLEELTYGPAPDLVIINSCLWDLSRYGRCSMESYRENLERVFVRMDQVLPDSCLLVWNMAMPLGERVTGGFLLPELQPLAGSLRRDVVEGNFYSATLAGDHCFDVLDLHFHFRHAVQHRHRDGVHWDQHAHRHLSHLLLTHVADAWGVELPKRDYPSDPWIEDWPEPDHLFQGSHGQPPDFGEQLALPPPQPSPLPPPMPFPYSIPQPSPPPLFPPLPQDTPFFPGQPFPPHEFFNYNSTEDFSMSSHLGCGPGVNFVPGPLPSPVPGPIPHGQHRGPVVHRGMPRCAPSSPYHVPRMGGPCRQRLRHSDRLIHTNKLDRQPPAHSGTWPG
- the PCED1A gene encoding PC-esterase domain-containing protein 1A isoform X2, encoding MPVIGRGGMVFCLENEEPRLPLRSAMVHFQASEVQQLLHNKFVVILGDSIQRAVYKDLVLLLQRDSLLTAAQLKAKGELSFEQDQLMAGGQLGELHNGTQYREVRQFCSGSGHHLVRFYFLTRVYSEYLEGVLEELTYGPAPDLVIINSCLWDLSRYGRCSMESYRENLERVFVRMDQVLPDSCLLVWNMAMPLGERVTGGFLLPELQPLAGSLRRDVVEGNFYSATLAGDHCFDVLDLHFHFRHAVQHRHRDGVHWDQHAHRHLSHLLLTHVADAWGVELPKRDYPSDPWIEDWPEPDHLFQGSHGQPPDFGEQLALPPPQPSPLPPPMPFPYSIPQPSPPPLFPPLPQDTPFFPGQPFPPHEFFNYNSTEDFSMSSHLGCGPGVNFVPGPLPSPVPGPIPHGQHRGPVVHRGMPRCAPSSPYHVPRMGGPCRQRLRHSDRLIHTNKLDRQPPAHSGTWPG
- the PCED1A gene encoding PC-esterase domain-containing protein 1A isoform X4, coding for MRGAVAGTWRGARGAAPRGKRLGALVARGLATPCLRCQPVIGRGGMVFCLENEEPRLPLRSAMVHFQASEVQQLLHNKFVVILGDSIQRAVYKDLVLLLQRDSLLTAAQLKAKGELSFEQDQLMAGGQLGELHNGTQYREVRQFCSGSGHHLVRFYFLTRVYSEYLEGVLEELTYGPAPDLVIINSCLWDLSRYGRCSMESYRENLERVFVRMDQVLPDSCLLVWNMAMPLGERVTGGFLLPELQPLAGSLRRDVVEGNFYSATLAGDHCFDVLDLHFHFRHAVQHRHRDGVHWDQHAHRHLSHLLLTHVADAWGVELPKRDYPSGQPFPPHEFFNYNSTEDFSMSSHLGCGPGVNFVPGPLPSPVPGPIPHGQHRGPVVHRGMPRCAPSSPYHVPRMGGPCRQRLRHSDRLIHTNKLDRQPPAHSGTWPG